One stretch of Gambusia affinis linkage group LG05, SWU_Gaff_1.0, whole genome shotgun sequence DNA includes these proteins:
- the LOC122831577 gene encoding nuclear receptor coactivator 7: MAGPGWKRCFGSEPSGYQLNLSSLASAASSSVMGIVYSVGEVDHLYTFFVQWSPDIYSKGKKKRCKSYNNVRKKQHSAYHVVKWTRPHHLWVLQPLASNPQAANTWEIITVKDSKHRLSLCSSVESEVDETEYQEVEDDFPVLSHASQLLDDFRLQKIAANLPPRTQGYPWQLVYSTVNHGSSLKTLYRNMADLDSPVLLVIRDMHKKVFGAFCSDPFRVSKYCYGTGETFLFSFNPDFQQYRWSGENSYFVNGNWESLQIGGGGAGFALWLDADLYHGASFSCPTFRNAPLSTNEDFIVQDVEVWTVQN; this comes from the exons ATGGCAGGGCCGGGGTGGAAACGCTGCTTCGGCTCTGAGCCTTCAGGCTATCAACTGAACTTAAGCTCTTTAGCGTCTGCGGCTTCGTCTTCAGTTATGGGAATTGTCTACAGCGTTGGAGA GGTTGACCACCTCTACACCTTCTTTGTGCAATGGTCTCCAGACATCTACAGCAAAGGCAAGAAGAAGCGCTGCAAGTCCTACAACAACGTGAGGAAGAAACAGCACAGCGCCTACCATGTCGTGAAGTGGACGAGGCCGCACCACCTCTGGGTGCTGCAGCCCTTGGCCAGCAACCCCCAGGCTGCAAATACGTGGGAG ATCATCACGGTGAAGGACTCAAAGCACCGCCTGAGTCTCTGCAGCTCGGTGGAGTCTGAGGTGGATGAGACCGAGTACCAGGAGGTGGAGGATGATTTTCCTGTCCTGAGCCATGCCAGCCAGCTGCTGGATGACTTTCGCCTACAGAAG ATTGCAGCTAACTTGCCTCCAAGGACTCAGGGGTATCCGTGGCAACTAGTTTATAGCACCGTCAACCATGGGAGCAGCCTAAAGACGCTCTACAGGAACATGGCCGACCTGGACAGCCCCGTGCTGCTGGTCATCAGAGACATGCACAAAAAG GTGTTTGGAGCGTTTTGTTCGGATCCATTCAGAGTCAGTAAATACTGCTACGGAACGGGCGAGACCTTCTTGTTCAGCTTCAATCCTGACTTCCAG CAATACAGGTGGAGCGGGGAGAACTCCTACTTTGTGAACGGCAACTGGGAATCTCTGCAGATTGGTGGAGGAGG gGCTGGCTTTGCTCTCTGGTTGGATGCTGACTTGTACCACGGCGCCAGCTTTTCCTGCCCCACCTTCCGCAACGCTCCTCTTTCCACCAATGAAGACTTCATCGTGCAAGACGTTGAAGTCTGGACTGTGCAGAACTAA
- the hint3 gene encoding histidine triad nucleotide-binding protein 3 — protein sequence MADGQTSSQPISTGTDKASSVPAEGYNNKCVFCRIANNEMDTELLHRDEDICCFRDIKPGAPHHYLVVPIKHVGNCKSLNIQHVPLVKQMVDVGKAVLQKHNVTDLGDVRFGFHWPPFCSVTHLHLHVLAPVSQMGFMSRLIYRLNSYWFVTADQLIEHLNSKVETR from the exons ATGGCCGACGGTCAGACTTCTTCGCAGCCTATCTCAACTGGCACAGACAAAGCCAGCAGTGTACCAGCGGAGGGTTATAACAACAAGTGTGTTTTCTGCAGGATTGCAAACAATGAAATGGACACAGAGCTTCTCCACAGA GATGAAGATATTTGCTGTTTCAGGGACATTAAACCCGGAGCTCCCCATCATTACCTGGTTGTCCCAATCAAACATGTTGGAAACTGTAAATCACTCAACATCCAACATGTGCCTTTAG TGAAGCAAATGGTTGACGTCGGGAAGGctgttttgcaaaaacacaacgtGACCGATCTCGGTGATGTCAG GTTCGGCTTCCATTGGCCACCGTTCTGTTCCGTCACACATTTACACCTTCATGTTCTGGCACCAGTCAGTCAAATGGGCTTCATGTCGCGCCTCATCTACAGACTCAACTCCTACTGGTTTGTCACG GCAGATCAGCTGATTGAGCACCTCAACTCTAAAGTAGAGACACGTTGA
- the si:dkey-29b11.3 gene encoding actin-binding Rho-activating protein-like, translating into MGTNSERSHFKPEVDLNAPARSDDDRAMPNVSVKGLKENWQKWSSEHQESQKLNPFSHDTRQIVVVLQRGQDDYGRPQQGSLTEKRGKEAHTHIGREVQKLCEVIRDIGEHDGDGRDSHRKGITVEFGKLFEHYVAISNTLVGILLRARKQGLVDFEGEMLWQGKDDHVVVTLLE; encoded by the coding sequence ATGGGGACCAACAGCGAGAGGAGCCACTTTAAACCCGAGGTCGACCTCAACGCTCCCGCTCGGAGTGACGATGACAGAGCGATGCCCAACGTTTCTGTCAAAGGCCTCAAGGAAAACTGGCAGAAGTGGTCCAGTGAGCACCAGGAGAGCCAGAAGCTCAACCCCTTCAGTCATGACACCAGGCAGATTGTGGTGGTCCTTCAGAGGGGACAGGATGATTACGGGAGGCCCCAGCAGGGGTCCCTGACTGAGAAACGTGGGAAGGAGGCTCACACACACATCGGCAGGGAGGTCCAGAAGCTGTGCGAGGTGATAAGGGACATCGGGGAGCACGACGGGGACGGACGTGACAGCCACAGGAAAGGGATCACGGTTGAATTCGGGAAGCTTTTTGAGCATTACGTGGCCATCTCCAATACGCTGGTGGGAATTCTTTTACGGGCCAGAAAACAGGGACTGGTGGACTTCGAGGGGGAGATGCTGTGGCAAGGAAAGGACGATCATGTAGTTGTCACTTTGTTGGAATAA